The proteins below come from a single Crossiella sp. CA-258035 genomic window:
- a CDS encoding isovaleryl-CoA dehydrogenase — protein MPTHEVTNQVPPLLDHDVAADPALVEALHREGAGWAEPELHELGRLAGSGQAQEWGRQANDHPPVLRTHDRYGHRIDEVEFHPAWHQLMTVAVGHGLHAAPWRDTRSGAHVARAAKFFAWGQVEPGHSCPISMTYAAVPALRATPELATRYEPLLAATEYDFGLREPSGKRGLIAGMSMTEKQGGSDVRANTTSATPIGDGAYTLVGHKWFTSAPMSDVFLTLAQAPGGLSCFLLPRVLPDGTRNRIRLQRLKDKLGNKSNASAEIEYEDAVGYLVGEEGRGVRTIIEMVNMTRLDCCLGSAAGMRAGVVQAVHHATHRWAFGKALVDQPLMATVLADLVIESEAATTMAMRLAGATDRAQRGDEQEALFRRIGLAVSKYWLCKRGPAHAAEALECLGGNGYVEESGMPRLYREAPLMSIWEGSGNVAALDALRAMGRQPETVRAYFAEVDTARGLDPRLDAFAAKVRAELSDLTDIEARARRVVERMALLLQGVQLLRHGNPAVAEAFCASRLAGDWGVAFGTLPPGLDLKAIIDRGRTVRS, from the coding sequence ATGCCCACCCATGAGGTCACCAACCAGGTCCCCCCGCTGCTCGACCACGACGTCGCCGCCGACCCGGCCCTGGTGGAGGCGCTGCACCGGGAAGGCGCGGGCTGGGCCGAGCCCGAGTTGCACGAGCTGGGCCGCCTGGCCGGCAGCGGGCAGGCCCAGGAGTGGGGCCGGCAGGCCAATGACCACCCGCCGGTGCTGCGCACGCACGACCGGTACGGGCACCGGATCGACGAGGTCGAGTTCCACCCGGCCTGGCACCAGCTGATGACGGTCGCGGTCGGCCACGGCCTGCACGCCGCGCCCTGGCGGGACACGCGGTCGGGCGCGCACGTGGCCCGCGCGGCCAAGTTCTTCGCCTGGGGCCAGGTCGAGCCGGGCCACAGCTGCCCGATCTCGATGACCTACGCCGCCGTGCCCGCGTTGCGCGCCACCCCCGAGCTGGCCACGCGCTACGAACCGCTGCTCGCCGCCACGGAGTACGACTTCGGGCTGCGCGAGCCCTCGGGCAAGCGCGGGCTGATCGCGGGCATGTCGATGACGGAGAAGCAGGGTGGCTCCGACGTCAGGGCCAACACCACCAGCGCCACTCCCATCGGCGACGGCGCGTACACCCTGGTGGGGCACAAGTGGTTCACCAGCGCGCCGATGTCGGATGTGTTCCTCACCCTGGCCCAGGCGCCCGGTGGCCTGTCCTGCTTCCTGCTGCCCAGGGTGCTGCCCGACGGCACCCGCAACCGGATCCGGCTGCAGCGGCTGAAGGACAAGCTGGGCAACAAGTCCAACGCCTCCGCCGAGATCGAGTACGAGGACGCGGTGGGCTACCTGGTCGGCGAGGAGGGCCGCGGGGTCCGCACCATCATCGAGATGGTCAACATGACCCGGCTGGACTGCTGTCTGGGCTCGGCGGCCGGGATGCGCGCCGGGGTGGTGCAGGCGGTGCACCACGCCACCCACCGCTGGGCCTTCGGCAAAGCCCTGGTCGACCAGCCGCTGATGGCCACCGTGCTGGCCGACCTGGTGATCGAGTCCGAGGCCGCCACCACCATGGCGATGCGCCTGGCCGGGGCCACCGACCGCGCCCAGCGCGGCGACGAGCAGGAGGCGCTGTTCCGCCGGATCGGCCTGGCGGTGTCGAAGTACTGGCTGTGCAAACGCGGCCCCGCGCACGCGGCCGAGGCGCTGGAATGCCTGGGCGGCAACGGCTACGTGGAGGAGTCCGGCATGCCCAGGCTCTACCGCGAGGCCCCGCTGATGTCGATCTGGGAGGGCTCCGGCAACGTGGCCGCCCTGGACGCCCTGCGCGCCATGGGCCGCCAGCCGGAGACCGTGCGGGCCTACTTCGCCGAGGTGGACACCGCCCGCGGCCTGGACCCGAGGCTGGACGCCTTCGCGGCGAAGGTGCGCGCCGAGTTGAGCGACCTCACCGACATCGAGGCCCGCGCCCGCCGCGTGGTGGAACGGATGGCACTGCTGCTGCAAGGCGTGCAGCTCCTCCGCCACGGCAACCCCGCGGTCGCCGAGGCCTTCTGCGCCAGCAGGCTGGCCGGCGACTGGGGCGTGGCCTTCGGCACCCTGCCGCCGGGCCTGGACCTCAAGGCGATCATCGACCGGGGCCGCACCGTGCGCTCTTGA
- a CDS encoding TetR/AcrR family transcriptional regulator, with the protein MPYRRTPSVDARRAATRDRVLGATRELLAEAGYAGCSIAAVARRAGVAAGSVYLHFPNKADLLAEAFRVVVGHEVAAVAQAVAAAPDHRAGVVAVVETFAGRALKSPRLAYALLAEPIDAAVERERLRFRVAFRDLVSGVLATAVERGELPPQNPAVTAAALVGAVGEVLIGPLAAGHADPDTIPNLISFCLRAIGAHDAHP; encoded by the coding sequence ATGCCGTACCGCCGCACGCCTTCGGTCGACGCGCGCCGCGCCGCGACCAGGGACCGGGTGCTGGGCGCGACCAGGGAGCTGCTGGCCGAGGCCGGGTACGCCGGTTGCTCGATCGCGGCCGTGGCCAGGCGGGCCGGGGTCGCGGCCGGTTCGGTGTACCTGCACTTCCCGAACAAGGCCGACCTGCTGGCCGAGGCGTTCCGGGTGGTGGTCGGGCACGAGGTGGCCGCGGTCGCCCAGGCCGTGGCCGCCGCGCCGGACCACCGGGCCGGGGTGGTCGCGGTGGTGGAGACCTTCGCCGGGCGCGCGCTGAAGTCGCCCCGGCTGGCCTACGCGCTGCTGGCCGAACCCATCGACGCCGCGGTGGAACGCGAGCGCCTGCGCTTCCGCGTCGCCTTCCGCGACCTGGTCTCCGGCGTGCTGGCCACCGCGGTCGAACGGGGCGAGCTGCCACCGCAGAACCCGGCGGTCACCGCGGCCGCGCTGGTCGGCGCGGTCGGCGAGGTGCTGATCGGCCCACTCGCCGCCGGGCACGCCGACCCGGACACCATCCCGAACCTGATCTCCTTCTGCCTGCGCGCGATCGGAGCCCACGATGCCCACCCATGA